From the Neobacillus sp. PS3-34 genome, the window CGTAACGATGATTTCCTTACATGCAGGAAGCATCGTATGAACATCTAAAGCCACGTCCCCTGTTCCAGGCGGCAAGTCTAATAATAGATAGTCGAGTTCGCCCCATTCCACTTCATTAAAGAAGCTATTTAACATTTTGCCAAGCATTGGCCTACGCCAGATAATCGGAGCATTATCTTCCACAAAGAAGCCCATGGAGATGACTTTTACTCCAAAACGTTCAACAGGGATAATTCTTTCTCCCCTTACTTGCGGCCTTTTGTAATACCCATCATATCCGGCACACTAAAGCCATAAATGTCAGCATCAATCAATCCAACTTTTTTGCCTAATCGTGCCAGGGAGACAGCAAGATTGACAGAAACGGTTGATTTGCCCACGCCCCCCTTGCCGCTCGCAATCGCAATAAAGGTTGTTTTGCTAGTAGGAGAGAGCAAGCTCTTATCTTCCTTTTCCGGAGCCACAGCACGATGCTTTTGTAATTCCTCTTCAGGAAGATCAGTAAAGCGCAACCCGACTGTTTCAGCGCCTTCCTGCTTTAAAAGGTTGACAATCTGGGTTTGCAGCTGAAGCTGTTCTGCAGTGCCTGTTTTGGCAATCGCAATTTTTACACTTACATGATTTTTTTCTTCTTTAATTTTAATTTCTTGAATCGCATTTATTTCACCAAGTGTTTTATGTAAAAATGGTTCCTTTAATTCACTTAGAATCTCCTGTACTCTTGCTTCTGTTAACATTACAAACACCCGCCTTTTGAATTCGTTTCCATCATAATTATACCATATTCCCGCTGACAGACAGTTAAATGAATCACAGGTCTGCGATTGCTGCAGCGGCCGATTGAATCTTGAATCATTTATTTTAAAGATAAGATTATTATACAAAAAAAGAGAAGGCGTTTTCCACCTTCCTACTCTGGCTCCTTTAATTCCTTCTCCTTCGTATAATAGCGCATGATCCCTTTATAAATCGAAGCTGCAACCTTTTCCTGATAATTTTCGTTCTTTAATTTTGCCCTTTCCTGCGGATTGGACAGGAATCCTATTTCTACCAGAACTCCGGGTTTTTCAGCATTTTTAAGGATATAGACCTGATTTAATGACTTGGCTCTCCGGGTTGTGTTTTCCAGGTTACGGCGAAGCTCATCCTGAATAAACCGCGCTGCCTTTTGATTCTCCTTGAAATGAGGTGCATAAAAAGTCTGGGCACCACTCCATTGAGCGGAAGGAATCGCATTTAAATGAATGCTGACAAAAAAGTCAGTCTCCGAATGGTTGATCATTTTTAATCTCTTTTTCAAATCTTCCACCTTACGCCTGCTGTACCCCTTCATGCCCTGAGGTGCCAAATCCTTATCCGTTTCTCTCGTCATAATGACTAGAGCCCCCTGCTGCTGTAAATAATCGCGCACCATCAGAGAAACATTTAAAGCTATGTCCTTTTCCAATGCATTTTCATCTCCTGCACCGCCATCAGGTCCACCATGTCCAGGATCAAGCAGGATGATTTTGCCTGCCAAGGGCAGATTCCAAGAATTCCACGATTTATTTTCCATAAAGTCGTATTGCAAAATTAAAAATAACACGATTACGCCAGCAGCAAACGCGGCAATTTTCCACTTTTTCTTCAACAAACCGATCATTCCTCCTGCTCGTCCCTATTCACTTCACTATATGGCGCGAAGTGATAGTTTAGAACAGCAGATACAAAGGAATAGTTAGTGCAGGCGCAGTTTATGCCGCTTTTGGCCTTTTTGATAGCCCTCCATCCACCAAACATGGACATATTGCTCACAAAGGTAGTATAGGGATTCACTTAATACTCCCTCATCACCAGATCCCCAATACAGAAAAAAATTATATAGAGTATCAATTAAATGCTTTTCTTCGCGGTAGCAGCGTTTCTTCACATCATCGGGCGATTCACCATGGTAACCGAATTTGCTTAAATTCGCTCCTAGCAAATAAGCTTCAAGGGCAACATCATAGCAAGCTTCCTCAATCCCAGCATTCATGAGAAGCCCGGAAGTCAAACGGAACGAACCAAAATATGTCTGTACCCTTTCCTTCAGCTGGGTTACCGACAAGTCCTTTAAGACGGAACGCTCGTATTTCATCTGTTTTTGCTGTCTTTTTTCTTTAAAGGTTGTTATTACATTCACTAATCTTCACCTCTTACACGGTAGTCTTTATCCCATGTTGATTAGAAATGCAATTAACCCTCCCATTTCCTTTTCCAGATTTACATTTCTTTGCACAAAATGCATATTTAGTTTTCAAATACCGAAATTTGTTTTGCCGAATCAATTAATGAAATGGATTAAACTGGGATGAGCAATTTCGGACGCATTTTGGAATTAGAGCAAAATCCTCTTTTTTTGATGAATCGGGCACCCTAAACAATAATTAAAAGATGAGGTGATTTTCTATGTATGATTGGATTTACAGTCATTTTATAAACACTTATTGGTTTCTATTGCTAAGTTTCTCCTTTCCTGCATTTGTATTAGTTTACTTGCTCTACTCGAGTACTAAGAACCAAGATAACGAAACTAATGAAAGCAAACAAAAAAAACCATTAAGCGAGGAATAAATAGTCAAATTATTTTCGAAGTCAATCTGCGATCAAAAAGCACTTTTTCACATGAAAAAAGACCCCCAACCAAAATGGTTGAGAGCCTTTGAAGCGTCAAAAATTAACGCTTTGAGAACTGAGGAGCACGACGCGCACCTTTGTCGTTCACATCTTCTCGTTGATAAAGTTGTGATAACATTCATTTCTTCCAAATGGTTATCTTCATTTCACCCGGATGATGCATGGGACTTCAGCCGAAATTCATAAGTACGAAATATTCTCCCATATAAATATGCAAAACTAATTTGTAAACCGGAGGCTATGTAAAAAGGCATGGCAAGTGAACCTAAACCAAAAAGATAACCGCTGATATACGGGCCAACTGACATTGGAAAACGCATGGACAGGGAATTAATACTTGACGCAAAACCGCGTCTTCTGTCGCGTGTCAAGCTCACGCTAAGTGCTTGCTGCGCTCCTTGTGTACCACGGTTTAGCGCTGTTCGTATCATATAAAGGATGGATGCAAGTATATAACTCGATAATAATGGCATCAGTATCAAGAGCATGCTTGCAATAAATCGAACTACCACAATTGATCGAATGGTTCCATGTTTTCGGGATAATTTTGCCTGAAAAAGCGAGGTGACACCTGTAGCGAAAAAGGTTAAAGCTAACGTGCCCCCGATTTGAGTAGTGCTTGCTCCAAATTTAGCTGCAAACCAATAAGACATCATTGGTCCCGTCAATCCAATAGCAATCCCGTTCAAGACATTAATGGCCGCAAGTTTGAAAACCGCTGAATTTTCTTTATTCAATATTTCTTTTTCTAAAATTCCGGTTACTTCTTTCCTACTATATAAAGCCTCTCCTTCATCAATAGTAAAAATAATAAGGGCGGTGACAAGATATAAAATAAAAACAATAAAGAAAGAGAACCGATAGGATGTTGCTCCGAATTCAAACCCCTTCCATAATGCAGCTGATCCAGCCATAACCGCACCTGCCGCCATTCCAAAAAAGCTTAGAGCATTATTCAAACTATATACCTTACCCCGATTTTCTGTAAGAATGAAAGTTGCAAGCCATGCTTGCTCTGCAGGTGCACACGGACTCGGAGAACCAGCATCGGCTTTCCCAAAACCTGAAAATGTAATCGCTAAAAATAATAAAAGAAAGTCTGTAGAAAACACTCCGACTAAGGCACATCCTGAGGTTAAAAATTCATAAAAAAGAATAAACGGCTTTCTTCCAAATCGGTCGCTATATATGCCTATAACAGGTGATAGCACGACACCAAGCAACCCCCCCGCTGCAAGGACACTGCCAATTGCTGCAGTACTCCATCCCAATGCATGGAGATAAAGTGCCAAATCAACTACTAGCATACCTTGTCCAATGCTTCGCAAGGTATTAACAAGCATTAACTTTTTAGCCTGCATAGGGATTTGTGCATCTGAAGCATGACTCTTAGTAAGTTTCCTTTTCAATATTTATCACACTCTTTCATAGTACATTATTATAAGGAATTCCATTACTTCCAGGTATTCCTAGATGTTTTTTATAGTTCCAATTCCCAAGCTATTTATGCATTGCAGCCTATGCGTTAAGCCCCATGGATTTTATTCCTGAACAAAAAAAGTGCCAAAATAGGCAGAATCCTAAATGGCACAAAAATTAAAAGCTTATTTTTATTTCTTTATCATGCTTTTAGATGAAGGTTTTTCTAGAAGAAATTTTCGATAGATCAAAGGTGCGATTATTTCTTTGGCAGGTTTATTGTTTATATCCTGTATGGCCGCTTCAATTAGATGATGATCCGGTGACCACTCACAAACTGGATCCGTAGCAGATGCATTTCTGGTTAAAGCAAAAGCCTGGCAACGGCAGCCCCCTCCATCTTCATGACGGAGATCACAAGAACTGCAAGGTTCTGGCATCCATTCTTCGCCACGAAAGTTGTTAAAGGAATTCGATTCGTACCAAATTTGTTTCAGTGAAGACTTACGGACATTCTCAAAGGTAAGATCCTCAATGATTCCTGCTGTAGGACAAGGCAGAACATCCCCATTTGGGGCTACTGTAAATCCAATTGTACCCCAGCCGCCCATACAAGGCTTTGGAGTAGATGCATAATAATCAGGTATAACCCAAATAATTTCCATTTCTCTTTGAAGCCGCTCTTTAGCAGCCATATAGATGTCATTTGCCCTTTTGATTTGGTCTCGGCTTGGCAATAACCGCTCTCGATTGAGCAATGCCCAGTTATAATATTGTGCATTTGCCAGTTCCAATCGTTCAGCTCCCAATTCCTCTGCAAGCTGAATAATCTCCTGTATTTGATCAATATTCATTCGATGTATTACAACATTTAATGATAAATGCAATTCAGCTTTTTTTACCGTTTTAGCAGCTTCTATTTTCTTCTCAAACGCTTTATATCCTCCAATTACATTGGAAAGTCTTGCTTCGGCTGCCTGGAAGCTTATCTGTACATTTGCTAACCCGGCCATCTTTAGTTGATCCATCTTTTTCTCCGATAATCCAATACCGCTTGTAATAAGATTCGTGTACATCTCTAAAGCATTGGCATGACGGATTAACGTTTCCAAGTCGTCACGTAAAAGGGGCTCCCCTCCAGAAAAGTGAACTTCTACTACTCCCAATTCGGCAGCCTCCGTTAAAACGCGACACCAATCTTCCGTTGCCAACTCCTCTTTCTCAAGTGTTAACTCTAAGGGGTTTGAACAATATGGACAATGCAAAGGACAACGATGTGTCAACTCTGCAAGAATCGAATATGGAGCTCCGATGCGATTGCTGCTAATTCGCTTCGATTGAGTCATGACTATGGATCACCACCCATCCTTGATCCACCATTTCATGCAGAAATTCTAAAATATCCCCCTCCATTGTTTTCAAATCAGGCAATGGCTCTGCTTCTATTGATTCTGTGCCAGCCTGCAAAGAATCTCTAATTTTTCCAACTATGTTATGCACCGCTAGGCTTCCATCACATAGAATAAGGATAGAGGCGGCGGTTTCGTTCATAACCACAACCTTTTCCGGTAACAGAAGGAGATGCTTTCCTCTGACTTTATCAAATTTAAGTCGTGCTTTTGCAGCAAGCTTTGGGTAGCTAGTAACTAAAATTTGCTCCACCACCAATCCCTTTTTTCTTATAAGTAAGGAACCATCGATTACGCATTTAGCGGGAAAGCTTTTTCAATAGCATCAAGCTGCACCCATAACACATCACATTTAAAACGTAATGCTTCTACCGCTTTTTGTTGATCCCGAGGAGTTTGACAATAAGACAATACAAGTTTTAAAGCAGTAGTCGAATCACGGGGGGCTTGAGTCAAACGGTTTTGAAAATATTCAAAACCAGTGCTGTCAATCCAAGGATACAATCGCTCCATTACTTTCATTCTCTTAAAAATAAGGTCTGGGGAAAACAACTCTGTTAACGAAGAGGCAACTGCCTCGATCCACGGTTTTGTCCGCGCAAAGTTTACATAAGCATCTACCGCAAACCGAACACCTGGTACAACTCTTTCCTCCTGTACAATTTCTTCCCTAGTTAACCCCACAGCTTCTCCCAGTTTGAGCCACGCCTCAATACCGCCATCTTGACCACGCGTGCCGTCATGGTCGATAATACGCCCGATCCATTCACGCCGTAATTCTCGGGATGGCAAGTTTGATAAGATAGCCGCATCTTTAATTGGAACTGACTTTTGATAGTAGTATCGGTTCGCAACCCAGCCTTGAATTTGTTCCCGACTTAAGGCTCCCTCATGCATTTTTATATGAAAGGGATGTTTATCATGATAATAGGACCTGCCAACATCCTTTAAACGTTCAGTAAATTCAACTGGTGACCAAATCTCTTTCTGATGCTCTTCTTCACTGACTGACACACCTTTCCCCCGCATGATCACACCTCCACTTCCATGCCATCAAAAGCAACTTCAAATCCCATTCCCTCTAATGCGTTTCTTTCATTGGAACCTATTTTCAAAACAGGATTGCTATTGTTAATGTGTATCAAGATTTTCCGCTCAGCTGGAAATGCCGCTAACTTTTCCGCTGTCCCTCCACTTCCGCCGATTGGCAAATGTCCCATATTTCGCGCATCACGTTCCGTTGCACCCATCTGTACCAATTCATCCTCTGCCCAAAAAGTACCATCTATCATTAAAATATCTGCTTTCATTAAACTTTCTTCTACAGAAGTGGTTATCTCTTCCAGAGTAGGGAAGTATGCAAGACACTTACCGGTTTTCTTATTATGGAAAACCAACCCGACTTCCCATATATCCGTCAGAGTAAACTCCTCGTTTTTCCATTTTGTATATAGTGGTGGTTTCCTTGAAACAGGGACTGTCTCAACGATTATCGTCTCCTCGTTATTTTCACCAGAAGGCCCTATCTGTTGCAAACATTCAGGGTCAAGAGACTTCCATTGCCAAGAACAATAGCTTTGTAACATAGGAAATACTGGAAAGGAGGAATGCAAGGTTTTTCGTACATTTTCTGTTCCATAAATGGTTAAACAAGAGCCTTCTCTTAGTGATAATAACCCAATTGTATGATCAAGCTCAGCATCCGTTAAAATAACTCCTGCTATAGGGGTTTCTCTTATGCCAGGGCCAGCATGCAGTGCAGGATAGGACTCAATTTGTTGGTGCACATCTGGACCAGCATTTATAAGGTACCAATCCCTTTCATTTGCACTTATTGCAAGAGAAGATTGTAAAAGTGGTCGGAAAGCTTCATTACCTTTGCGAGCCTCTCTACAATTTATACATGCACAGTTCCATTGTGGAAATCCTCCTCCCGCCGCTGTTCCTAAGACTCTAATTCGAATATGGACTCATTCCTTTCGCCGTTGCCTTCGTTTGGCTAACTTCTCGAGATTTCCCCACAAGCCTTCCAACTTGCCATCCAATTACCACATTGGAGATACCCATTAAGGAAAATAATAAATAATCTCCGATTGGTTCAGGGGTTAGTAGATCCACGCCTAACCATATGCCTGTTGTAGCAGCCCCAATAACCGCACCCAGCACGGATATTAAATAGCGATTCATTCTATTGCACCACCTCTTGGTTTGTTAAACTGCTTTTAACATGTGAAACCAGTGCTATTTACCAATATAGGCGTACATTGTTACCTCAGAAGATGTATTAATCACTTTATATTCAGGCTTCTTCCACATATAAGTCACCACCCTTCATGACACTAACAATTGTGGAGTGTCTGATTTTCCCTTTCAAAATAATCTTATGTAGATGGTTTCCTCGAAATAACCGGAAATTTGACCAGAAGTTGTCCTAAGTGTACGGATTATTGCAATGATTAACAAAGATAGACAAGCTTTTTGCATCTGTCACTCCTTGCTTTGCCTGTGACTGAATTAAAAATAACCTGAGCTTATCAAAACTCAGGTTGAAAACATCCATTTATTCACAAATTCGTCAACTGATAGCAGTCATTTATAAAGATTTATCCCGTACCATTAAAAAATTTACGGGATATTTTTAGTTTTTCAACATCTACCTTAGTACTGACTACTCTTTAACATAAAATTAACTGTCCATTTACCCTTTTGATTCAATATTCCACGTGTATGAAATGACATTTCAGAATTATCGGTTCGGTAATGATGCATCTGTGCTATTATCGTACCTCTATACTCATTATTATTTACTTTCTTAAACGATTCTGATTCCTCACGGACTAACGTATTCCCAATCCAAATATACGGGTTTTCAATCAAACTTTTAGTATTCGAACTAACTTGTATATTTGAATTTGAGTTTATCGTATAATGCAGCTGAATGTCTTGGCCGTGGTTTATTATTGAATAGTCATTGATGGTTAACCTTATTCCGTTATCCTCGGATGAACCTAAGCCTTTACTTGATTGAGCATTAGTCAAAGTTGGGCAGGCAAATCCAAAGACTAAGGAAATACATAAGGCGGCACCAATGGATCGCGCGATATAATTCAGTAATTTCCTCACTTTACCACCATCCTTATTTTTCGTGAATATCTGTTGTTTCGCCAATCTCTATTCATCCTTTTAAGAAATAATCTGAGTCCGTTAAAGGATCAGATTCGGACTGCTTCTAGCGAAAAATCATTTCTGTTTGGATAGCCAATCCGCTAATGCTTCAGCCTCTGCACCTTTAGCCAAGCCTGCTGGCATGCGGTCGCCACCATTAAGAATTTGATTCAATATTTCCTCTTTAGACATCGTTTTACCTATGTGTTGAAGATTTGGAGCTGTTGCGCCTTGAAGATTCTCCCCGTGGCAGGAAATACAACTTCTTTTGTAAACCTTTTCCGGATTGATAACAACGTCTGCTTCCCCTTGTAATTTTGCTTTTTTATTTATAGCTCCAGGTTTCAACTTACCTCCGAGACCATAAACAACAACCTTCGTACCACCAGTAATAACTGCAACATATTCATGGCCGTCAACGGTATATATGGAAGGTGCCATTTTGATTTGTTTTCCTCCACTTTGCATACTCCATAATACTTTACCTGTTTTAATGTCAAGAGCATTTACGTTTCCACCCAGTTCCCCGTAAAAAGCAAGACCGGCAGCAGTACTTGTGAATCCGCCATACATGGGATCGTCCGTTTTCTTTTGATATACTTTTTTCCCTGTATTCATATCAATAGCTGTAATGGTACCAGAAACATCAACATCTTTTGGCAAAGGAAGTATCTTTGTACCTGGAAAGGTATTATTATCTTTTGCAATCTCTTTTGCATCTTTAGCTGCCACCATTAAATTAGGGCTATTAATACCTGGAATAAGCACATAGTTAGTTTCAGGGTCATAAGTCTGTGGAGCATAGCTTTCTCCGCCTGGCGTTCCTGGCCATTGAAGTACAGCCTTACTCTCATCGCTTGGTACGCTCGAATGTTGAATTTTCACAAAAGGTACCCCATCATAAATGGTCTTCCCCGTTTTTGCGTCCCACGCATACCACTTTCCATTCTTACCGCCTTCAACCACAACCTTTTGCTTTTTCCCACCGACCTTTGCATTGAGAATCATCGGTGTTGCGGCAGCGTCATAATCCCATATATCATGATCAACTTGACCAGATGACCACTTAAACTTCCCTGTTTTACTATCTAAAGCAGTTATAGAATCGGTATATGGATTTTTTCCTTTTCTATCTGCATCGTAAAAGTCTGGAGCTGGATTCCCTACTGCAAAATACATCATATCAGTATCTGGATCAAACGACATCGGTGTCCATACGGAACCTCCGCCCGTATATTTACCTTTCGCCCAGCCCGTTCCTCTTTCAGGAACAGTCCAAAACGGCTCTTTCCATAGCGGTTCCAGGGTATCTGCTTTAAACGCCCAGACAAAACCTCTTGTACCATTATCACCGCCGCTGCTTCCAACGTAAACATTGCCATCATAATACATCGGAGCTGTAGATTCATAATATCTGTTTTCCAACTTGATAGAAGGTTCATGATCCCAAAAGTTGACCATCTTTAACAGTTTTCCGTTCTTCGCATCAAGTTTTGCCAGCCGATTATCTATCATCAAGACAAATACATTTCCATTTGCCACAGCGACACCCCTGCTTGCCACATTGGACTGCCATGGCAAACCATTAATATGATCAAGTACGTCCTTGGGCGGTGTCCATGTCCAAAGTTTTTTTCCACTTGCGGCATCAATCGCAAACACATGATTTTTCGCACTAGTCACATACATGACCCCGTCATGGACGACAGGGAAATCTTCTTGTAAATTTGGAACATCCTTATTCCAATCTAAGATATCCTGCTGCCATGCAATCCCCATTTTTTTTACATTATCTTTTGTAATCTGTTTATAGGGCACATGTCGGGTATGTTGAAAGTCATATCCCCAATTTGGGAATCCAATCTCGTCTTCCTTCTTTGCCTGGCTGGATTCCTTGGTTTCCCCTTTGTTATCTACATTTTTCTTGTTATTATTCGGCTGACAGCCAACTATAACCATGCTAGCCAGCAAAACTAACCCTAATGACCTTATAAATTGCATCACGGAAATACCCTCCTGACATTATGAAAAAATATAGTGGTTTTTTACTGATTGCTTTTTCACATTTCTAACCTTTAAACCTCCTTAAGACATTCTAATTTTTATAAGAACATTGGTATATTTGCCTAAGGAACAATAAATTATGCAAATTATGACTAATCCTTCCTTTCCACTTCGAGTGGTAAGTTTTCGATGAGTTCCACTTTGCCTCATAAACATTCCCTTAATGTTCAAATGGTTCTTTTATCAAAAGTATAATTCTACTGTTGAACGACCTATTACCCATTTTAAACATAAAAAGACCCCCAACCAAAATGGTTGAGAGCCTTTGATACGTTGATAATTAACGTTTTGAGAACTGAGGAGCACGACGCGCACCTTTAAGACCGTATTTCTTACGCTCTTTCATACGTGCGTCACGAGTTAATAGTCCTGCGCGCTTTAATGTTGGACGGAATTCTGGATCAGCTTGAAGTAACGCACGAGCGATACCGTGGCGGATTGCGCCAGCTTGACCAGTGTAACCACCGCCGCCTACGTTTACAAGCACATCATAGCTTCCAAGTGTTTCAGTAGCTACTAATGGTTGTTTAACAACTTCACGTAATGCTTCGAATGGGATATAGCTTTCAATTTCACGATCGTTAATTACGATTTTTCCATTGCCCGGAAC encodes:
- the cwlD gene encoding N-acetylmuramoyl-L-alanine amidase CwlD, translated to MKKKWKIAAFAAGVIVLFLILQYDFMENKSWNSWNLPLAGKIILLDPGHGGPDGGAGDENALEKDIALNVSLMVRDYLQQQGALVIMTRETDKDLAPQGMKGYSRRKVEDLKKRLKMINHSETDFFVSIHLNAIPSAQWSGAQTFYAPHFKENQKAARFIQDELRRNLENTTRRAKSLNQVYILKNAEKPGVLVEIGFLSNPQERAKLKNENYQEKVAASIYKGIMRYYTKEKELKEPE
- a CDS encoding YbaK family protein, producing MNVITTFKEKRQQKQMKYERSVLKDLSVTQLKERVQTYFGSFRLTSGLLMNAGIEEACYDVALEAYLLGANLSKFGYHGESPDDVKKRCYREEKHLIDTLYNFFLYWGSGDEGVLSESLYYLCEQYVHVWWMEGYQKGQKRHKLRLH
- a CDS encoding MFS transporter; the protein is MKRKLTKSHASDAQIPMQAKKLMLVNTLRSIGQGMLVVDLALYLHALGWSTAAIGSVLAAGGLLGVVLSPVIGIYSDRFGRKPFILFYEFLTSGCALVGVFSTDFLLLFLAITFSGFGKADAGSPSPCAPAEQAWLATFILTENRGKVYSLNNALSFFGMAAGAVMAGSAALWKGFEFGATSYRFSFFIVFILYLVTALIIFTIDEGEALYSRKEVTGILEKEILNKENSAVFKLAAINVLNGIAIGLTGPMMSYWFAAKFGASTTQIGGTLALTFFATGVTSLFQAKLSRKHGTIRSIVVVRFIASMLLILMPLLSSYILASILYMIRTALNRGTQGAQQALSVSLTRDRRRGFASSINSLSMRFPMSVGPYISGYLFGLGSLAMPFYIASGLQISFAYLYGRIFRTYEFRLKSHASSG
- the pqqE gene encoding pyrroloquinoline quinone biosynthesis protein PqqE — translated: MTQSKRISSNRIGAPYSILAELTHRCPLHCPYCSNPLELTLEKEELATEDWCRVLTEAAELGVVEVHFSGGEPLLRDDLETLIRHANALEMYTNLITSGIGLSEKKMDQLKMAGLANVQISFQAAEARLSNVIGGYKAFEKKIEAAKTVKKAELHLSLNVVIHRMNIDQIQEIIQLAEELGAERLELANAQYYNWALLNRERLLPSRDQIKRANDIYMAAKERLQREMEIIWVIPDYYASTPKPCMGGWGTIGFTVAPNGDVLPCPTAGIIEDLTFENVRKSSLKQIWYESNSFNNFRGEEWMPEPCSSCDLRHEDGGGCRCQAFALTRNASATDPVCEWSPDHHLIEAAIQDINNKPAKEIIAPLIYRKFLLEKPSSKSMIKK
- the pqqD gene encoding pyrroloquinoline quinone biosynthesis peptide chaperone PqqD, which gives rise to MEQILVTSYPKLAAKARLKFDKVRGKHLLLLPEKVVVMNETAASILILCDGSLAVHNIVGKIRDSLQAGTESIEAEPLPDLKTMEGDILEFLHEMVDQGWVVIHSHDSIEAN
- the pqqC gene encoding pyrroloquinoline-quinone synthase PqqC, translating into MRGKGVSVSEEEHQKEIWSPVEFTERLKDVGRSYYHDKHPFHIKMHEGALSREQIQGWVANRYYYQKSVPIKDAAILSNLPSRELRREWIGRIIDHDGTRGQDGGIEAWLKLGEAVGLTREEIVQEERVVPGVRFAVDAYVNFARTKPWIEAVASSLTELFSPDLIFKRMKVMERLYPWIDSTGFEYFQNRLTQAPRDSTTALKLVLSYCQTPRDQQKAVEALRFKCDVLWVQLDAIEKAFPLNA
- the pqqB gene encoding pyrroloquinoline quinone biosynthesis protein PqqB, giving the protein MRIRVLGTAAGGGFPQWNCACINCREARKGNEAFRPLLQSSLAISANERDWYLINAGPDVHQQIESYPALHAGPGIRETPIAGVILTDAELDHTIGLLSLREGSCLTIYGTENVRKTLHSSFPVFPMLQSYCSWQWKSLDPECLQQIGPSGENNEETIIVETVPVSRKPPLYTKWKNEEFTLTDIWEVGLVFHNKKTGKCLAYFPTLEEITTSVEESLMKADILMIDGTFWAEDELVQMGATERDARNMGHLPIGGSGGTAEKLAAFPAERKILIHINNSNPVLKIGSNERNALEGMGFEVAFDGMEVEV
- the pqqA gene encoding pyrroloquinoline quinone precursor peptide PqqA yields the protein MWKKPEYKVINTSSEVTMYAYIGK
- a CDS encoding PQQ-binding-like beta-propeller repeat protein; the protein is MQFIRSLGLVLLASMVIVGCQPNNNKKNVDNKGETKESSQAKKEDEIGFPNWGYDFQHTRHVPYKQITKDNVKKMGIAWQQDILDWNKDVPNLQEDFPVVHDGVMYVTSAKNHVFAIDAASGKKLWTWTPPKDVLDHINGLPWQSNVASRGVAVANGNVFVLMIDNRLAKLDAKNGKLLKMVNFWDHEPSIKLENRYYESTAPMYYDGNVYVGSSGGDNGTRGFVWAFKADTLEPLWKEPFWTVPERGTGWAKGKYTGGGSVWTPMSFDPDTDMMYFAVGNPAPDFYDADRKGKNPYTDSITALDSKTGKFKWSSGQVDHDIWDYDAAATPMILNAKVGGKKQKVVVEGGKNGKWYAWDAKTGKTIYDGVPFVKIQHSSVPSDESKAVLQWPGTPGGESYAPQTYDPETNYVLIPGINSPNLMVAAKDAKEIAKDNNTFPGTKILPLPKDVDVSGTITAIDMNTGKKVYQKKTDDPMYGGFTSTAAGLAFYGELGGNVNALDIKTGKVLWSMQSGGKQIKMAPSIYTVDGHEYVAVITGGTKVVVYGLGGKLKPGAINKKAKLQGEADVVINPEKVYKRSCISCHGENLQGATAPNLQHIGKTMSKEEILNQILNGGDRMPAGLAKGAEAEALADWLSKQK
- the rpsI gene encoding 30S ribosomal protein S9, which gives rise to MAQVQYIGTGRRKSSVARVRLVPGNGKIVINDREIESYIPFEALREVVKQPLVATETLGSYDVLVNVGGGGYTGQAGAIRHGIARALLQADPEFRPTLKRAGLLTRDARMKERKKYGLKGARRAPQFSKR